A region of Fibrobacter succinogenes subsp. succinogenes S85 DNA encodes the following proteins:
- a CDS encoding HipA N-terminal domain-containing protein yields the protein MNSIYYKIRKAFVFKNGKIAGILLASKRRFVFIYDADYIDKDGTSIAINLPKSKRIFYSKCLFPFFSGLLPEGENRADICKRLKINVNDDFAVLLALCKNESIGDITVQEAR from the coding sequence ATGAATAGCATTTATTATAAAATTCGAAAGGCTTTTGTTTTCAAGAACGGAAAAATTGCAGGTATTCTTCTTGCTAGTAAAAGGCGGTTCGTCTTTATTTATGATGCGGATTATATCGATAAAGACGGAACCTCTATTGCTATCAATTTGCCGAAATCGAAAAGGATTTTTTATTCTAAATGTTTGTTCCCTTTTTTTAGCGGACTTTTGCCTGAAGGCGAAAATAGAGCAGATATCTGCAAGCGACTAAAGATTAACGTCAATGATGATTTTGCGGTTTTATTGGCACTTTGTAAAAATGAATCTATCGGGGATATTACAGTGCAGGAGGCTCGATAA
- a CDS encoding helix-turn-helix transcriptional regulator, with the protein MGQTEISSLGKQIADRRKELNISQADLAEMSGVCLRTVNGIESGRANPSVKVLFELLQVLGLVITLKERVVHE; encoded by the coding sequence ATGGGTCAGACGGAAATATCTTCTTTGGGCAAGCAGATTGCCGACAGGCGTAAGGAGCTGAATATATCTCAAGCTGATCTTGCTGAAATGTCGGGAGTCTGTCTGCGTACTGTTAATGGTATTGAGAGCGGGCGCGCAAATCCGAGCGTTAAAGTACTTTTTGAACTTTTGCAAGTTCTTGGACTCGTTATCACTTTGAAGGAACGGGTCGTCCATGAATAG
- a CDS encoding YggS family pyridoxal phosphate-dependent enzyme has translation MEFTLDEMREHLAALEARIDEACKIAGRSRESVKLVWVSKFHPAEAVENAIALGATDFGENRVQEAELKFSEPRTAKDGSRVRCHVIGPVQSNKLKKAALVADCIHSIASIEAVEKLEKVCAAAANGQGKVLDILFQVNAGEEETKSGLDVHEAEAFLEDLEKRAGAAADGKSENFPHLRFRGLMTIGKNTGVAEDSRECFAFLRGLRDKFLAKGGAFAAFDQLSMGMTGDLEVAIEEGSTMIRVGTALFGERDYSK, from the coding sequence ATGGAATTTACTCTTGATGAAATGCGCGAGCACCTTGCAGCTCTCGAAGCAAGGATTGATGAAGCCTGCAAGATTGCAGGCCGCAGCCGTGAATCCGTGAAGCTCGTTTGGGTGAGCAAGTTCCACCCGGCAGAAGCTGTGGAAAATGCGATTGCTCTGGGTGCAACGGACTTTGGCGAAAACCGCGTGCAAGAGGCGGAACTCAAGTTCTCTGAACCGCGTACGGCAAAGGACGGAAGCCGCGTGCGTTGCCATGTGATTGGTCCTGTGCAAAGTAACAAACTCAAGAAGGCTGCTCTTGTGGCTGACTGCATCCATTCCATTGCAAGCATCGAAGCGGTGGAAAAGCTCGAAAAGGTCTGTGCGGCAGCTGCAAATGGCCAGGGCAAAGTTCTTGACATTTTGTTCCAGGTAAATGCGGGCGAGGAAGAAACGAAGAGTGGCTTGGACGTTCACGAAGCCGAAGCGTTCCTTGAAGATTTGGAAAAGCGCGCGGGCGCAGCAGCGGACGGCAAAAGCGAAAACTTCCCGCATTTGCGTTTTCGCGGCCTCATGACGATTGGCAAGAACACGGGTGTGGCTGAAGATTCCCGCGAATGCTTTGCGTTCTTGCGTGGGCTGCGCGACAAGTTCCTTGCGAAAGGTGGAGCCTTTGCTGCGTTCGATCAGCTTTCGATGGGCATGACGGGCGATTTGGAAGTCGCCATCGAAGAAGGTTCTACGATGATTCGCGTGGGAACCGCGCTCTTTGGCGAACGCGATTACAGCAAGTAA
- a CDS encoding MBL fold metallo-hydrolase produces MKIKILIDNISGAEKQLKGEWGLCVYTEFNGKSILLDTGASTQFAKNATIMGIDISKIDAGVLSHAHYDHADGMQEFFDKNDHAKFYLRDAARENCYHTHKFLKFFTYQEYIGIHKGTLKKNANRIVFVNGDCEIFPGVTLVGHKTPNLDEIGKRAHMSVKENGKYRPDSFDHEQSLVFDTPKGLFIMNSCSHGGADNIIKEIEATFPGKQIYAILGGFHLFRTPDDRVKVFAERLRDLNVQKIYTGHCTGQRAYEILHDVLGDKVEQMHTGMEIEV; encoded by the coding sequence GTGAAAATTAAAATCCTTATAGACAACATCAGCGGTGCCGAAAAGCAATTAAAAGGTGAATGGGGACTTTGCGTCTACACCGAATTCAACGGCAAAAGCATTCTGCTCGATACAGGAGCGTCCACGCAATTCGCGAAGAACGCCACCATCATGGGAATAGACATTTCCAAAATTGACGCCGGCGTCTTGAGCCATGCGCATTACGATCACGCCGACGGCATGCAGGAATTTTTCGACAAGAACGACCACGCCAAATTCTACTTGCGTGATGCCGCCCGCGAAAACTGCTACCATACGCACAAGTTCTTAAAGTTTTTCACCTATCAAGAATACATCGGCATTCACAAAGGAACACTCAAAAAGAACGCCAACCGCATTGTATTCGTCAACGGCGACTGTGAAATTTTTCCGGGAGTCACACTCGTCGGTCACAAGACTCCGAACCTCGATGAAATTGGCAAACGCGCCCACATGAGCGTCAAGGAAAACGGAAAGTACCGCCCCGACAGTTTCGACCACGAACAAAGTCTAGTCTTCGACACACCAAAGGGGCTGTTCATCATGAACAGCTGTAGCCACGGTGGCGCCGACAACATTATCAAGGAAATCGAAGCGACATTCCCTGGCAAACAGATTTACGCCATCCTCGGCGGATTCCATTTATTCCGCACGCCCGACGACCGCGTAAAAGTATTCGCCGAACGCCTCCGCGATTTGAATGTTCAAAAAATCTACACAGGGCATTGCACCGGGCAACGCGCCTACGAGATTTTGCATGATGTGCTCGGTGACAAAGTTGAACAAATGCACACCGGCATGGAAATCGAAGTATAG
- a CDS encoding phosphomannomutase codes for MSVAMQDVMKQSGVAFGTSGARGLVSAMTDRVCYVYARSFIKYCEASYKCERTIAIAGDLRPSTERILKSLMQAGADANWKVIYCGRIPSPAIAMYGIDKHLPTIMVTGSHIPADRNGIKFNHPNGEITKADEQGIVSQSVDFDEALFDDKGMLKAAPELPAVEAEAETNYCKRYPDFFGSDALHGLTIGVYQHSAVGRDIVVKVLESLGATVKPFGRSDVFVPVDTEAIRKEDEELAREFTHKDYVDAVFSTDGDSDRPLLADDVGMWLRGDVLGILAAQSLGIKRIATPVSCNTSLEKSGSFEKICRTRIGSPYVIAGMESLVDANDKSLTVAGYEANGGFLLETDLTLDGRTLKALPTRDALLPMIAVMVMVRKERMCVVDLLRKLPKRFTVSDRLKEFPTEKSKAKLAEIREKNLGEKLFGALAAKPSKFAKDKTFQGKIVSLNEVDGYRMEFDSGDIIHLRPSGNAPEFRCYVETEGKERSAELLADCLKIMEGWRN; via the coding sequence ATGTCCGTTGCGATGCAAGATGTTATGAAACAGTCCGGGGTGGCGTTTGGTACGAGCGGTGCTCGCGGTCTCGTGAGCGCTATGACCGACCGTGTGTGCTATGTGTACGCGCGTTCCTTTATCAAGTACTGCGAAGCGTCTTACAAGTGCGAACGCACGATTGCGATTGCGGGCGACTTGCGTCCGAGTACGGAACGCATCTTGAAGTCGCTCATGCAGGCTGGTGCCGATGCAAACTGGAAGGTGATTTACTGCGGTCGCATCCCGAGCCCCGCGATTGCGATGTACGGCATCGACAAGCATTTGCCGACCATCATGGTGACGGGTAGCCACATTCCGGCTGACCGCAACGGTATCAAGTTTAACCACCCGAATGGCGAAATCACGAAGGCCGACGAACAGGGAATTGTTTCGCAGTCGGTCGATTTCGACGAAGCGCTTTTTGACGACAAGGGCATGCTGAAGGCTGCGCCTGAACTCCCGGCGGTCGAAGCGGAAGCCGAAACGAATTATTGCAAGCGTTACCCGGACTTTTTCGGTAGCGATGCATTGCATGGACTCACGATTGGCGTTTACCAGCATTCCGCTGTGGGCCGCGACATCGTGGTGAAGGTTCTCGAAAGCCTCGGTGCGACAGTCAAGCCGTTTGGCCGTAGCGATGTGTTTGTTCCGGTCGATACCGAAGCTATCCGCAAGGAAGATGAAGAACTCGCTCGTGAATTTACGCACAAGGATTACGTGGATGCCGTGTTCAGCACCGACGGCGATTCTGACCGCCCGCTTTTGGCTGATGATGTGGGCATGTGGCTCCGTGGCGACGTGCTTGGTATTTTGGCCGCACAGTCTCTTGGCATCAAGCGCATTGCAACTCCGGTGAGTTGCAACACTTCGCTTGAAAAGTCCGGTAGCTTTGAAAAGATTTGCCGTACGCGCATTGGTAGCCCGTATGTGATTGCCGGCATGGAAAGCCTGGTCGATGCAAATGACAAGAGCCTCACGGTTGCAGGTTACGAAGCCAATGGCGGTTTCTTGCTCGAGACGGATTTGACGCTCGATGGCCGCACACTCAAGGCCCTCCCGACACGTGACGCCCTCCTCCCGATGATTGCTGTGATGGTAATGGTCCGCAAGGAACGCATGTGCGTTGTGGATTTGCTCCGCAAGTTGCCGAAGCGCTTTACCGTGAGCGACCGCCTCAAGGAATTCCCGACCGAAAAGTCGAAGGCAAAGCTCGCTGAAATCCGCGAAAAGAATCTCGGCGAAAAGCTGTTTGGCGCTCTCGCAGCAAAGCCCTCCAAGTTTGCAAAGGACAAGACGTTCCAGGGCAAGATTGTTTCGTTGAACGAAGTCGATGGCTACCGCATGGAATTCGATTCTGGCGACATCATCCACTTGCGTCCGAGTGGAAACGCTCCGGAATTCCGCTGCTACGTGGAAACCGAAGGCAAGGAACGCAGTGCAGAACTCCTCGCGGACTGCCTCAAGATTATGGAAGGCTGGCGAAATTAG
- the rsmA gene encoding 16S rRNA (adenine(1518)-N(6)/adenine(1519)-N(6))-dimethyltransferase RsmA: MDRARRRKFGQNFLDVETATAIAGDLPAEAGEFVLEIGPGHGALTEHLLNRGLELTAVEIDEQCVEVLNEKFKDYKNFNIVNIDFLKFDLQAFLDAHAKPWVTGNLPYNVSTAIIAGLMPRLHLTKGFMGMVQLEVAERICAEPCSSNYGSLSVLVSAFANTQILRKIGPEHFTPKPNVDSATMLLTPREDAIQAPDGFFDFVRTAFTQKRKTLANSFGRNYDKKKIQATIELLDWPTTIRAEELSPEQFLNFYKAFKGEN; the protein is encoded by the coding sequence ATGGATAGAGCACGCCGCCGCAAATTTGGACAGAACTTTCTTGACGTTGAAACCGCCACCGCCATCGCAGGCGATTTGCCCGCCGAAGCAGGAGAATTCGTCCTTGAGATTGGTCCCGGTCACGGCGCTCTCACGGAGCACTTGCTCAACCGCGGGCTAGAACTTACTGCTGTCGAAATCGACGAGCAGTGCGTTGAAGTCTTGAACGAAAAATTCAAGGACTACAAGAACTTCAACATTGTAAACATTGACTTTTTGAAGTTTGACTTGCAGGCGTTTTTGGATGCGCATGCCAAGCCGTGGGTTACAGGCAACTTACCATACAACGTAAGTACAGCAATTATCGCAGGGCTTATGCCGCGCTTGCACTTGACCAAAGGCTTTATGGGAATGGTGCAGCTCGAAGTCGCCGAACGCATCTGCGCCGAACCATGCTCCAGCAATTACGGGAGCCTTTCCGTACTTGTTTCTGCATTTGCGAACACGCAGATTTTGCGCAAGATCGGGCCGGAACATTTCACGCCAAAGCCGAATGTCGATAGCGCCACGATGCTCTTGACACCGCGCGAAGACGCCATCCAGGCGCCCGACGGATTCTTTGACTTTGTGCGTACCGCATTCACGCAAAAGCGCAAGACGCTTGCGAATTCCTTTGGACGCAATTACGACAAGAAGAAAATCCAGGCGACCATTGAACTTTTGGATTGGCCGACAACCATCCGCGCCGAAGAACTCAGCCCCGAGCAGTTCCTGAATTTCTACAAGGCATTTAAAGGTGAAAATTAA
- a CDS encoding HipA domain-containing protein has translation MRCRSCLRECEDDFCRTCSRKIFNKDKFSAKLDFTLPDIAQGTGNVVKRISISGAQIKFSLRFGWKKLEPTDRAGTYILKPATSMRFRLFRDMPANEHVTMQMAKQIFKMNVAESALMEFSSGEFAYLTKRFDVRKDGTRIHQEDFAQVADLCSQNAGSNFKYESISYEEIAGLIKQHVSAYIVAAEEFFKIILFNYLVCNGDAHIKNFSIYSPNKEGVFVLTPAYDLLNTSLHASDERMALDLFADEEDYESDFFSANGFYGAPDFMEFAKRIGIVEKRAERFIREMTNHLDEMNEMIDASFLSEEAKAKYKECIYDRARALEIS, from the coding sequence ATGCGTTGCCGTAGCTGTCTTAGGGAATGTGAAGATGATTTTTGCCGCACTTGTTCTAGAAAAATTTTTAATAAGGATAAATTTAGTGCGAAACTTGATTTTACACTTCCTGATATTGCTCAAGGTACAGGTAATGTAGTCAAACGCATTTCAATATCTGGAGCGCAGATAAAGTTTTCATTAAGATTTGGTTGGAAAAAATTGGAGCCTACCGATCGTGCTGGAACCTATATTCTCAAGCCTGCTACAAGTATGCGGTTTCGCTTATTTCGTGATATGCCAGCCAATGAACATGTCACTATGCAAATGGCAAAACAGATTTTCAAGATGAATGTGGCTGAGTCGGCATTGATGGAATTTTCTTCTGGAGAATTTGCCTATTTAACAAAACGGTTTGATGTCCGTAAAGACGGTACGAGGATTCATCAAGAGGATTTTGCCCAAGTTGCGGACTTGTGCAGCCAAAATGCGGGTTCAAACTTTAAGTACGAAAGTATTAGTTACGAAGAAATTGCGGGACTTATAAAACAACATGTGAGTGCTTATATTGTTGCTGCCGAAGAATTTTTCAAGATTATTTTGTTTAATTATCTTGTGTGTAACGGCGATGCGCATATCAAGAATTTTTCGATATACTCTCCAAATAAGGAGGGGGTATTTGTATTGACTCCCGCATATGATTTGTTGAATACGTCGTTGCATGCTTCTGATGAAAGAATGGCACTTGATCTTTTTGCAGATGAAGAGGATTACGAAAGCGACTTCTTTAGTGCCAATGGCTTTTATGGTGCTCCGGATTTTATGGAATTTGCAAAACGTATCGGCATTGTCGAGAAAAGGGCTGAGCGGTTTATTCGTGAAATGACCAACCATCTTGATGAAATGAACGAAATGATAGACGCGTCTTTCTTAAGTGAAGAAGCGAAGGCTAAGTATAAGGAATGTATTTACGATAGAGCAAGGGCGTTGGAAATATCTTAA